A region from the Medicago truncatula cultivar Jemalong A17 chromosome 6, MtrunA17r5.0-ANR, whole genome shotgun sequence genome encodes:
- the LOC11444966 gene encoding kunitz-type trypsin inhibitor-like 2 protein, which translates to MKSTLFTFSLLFSFTYFPLAFTETVEDINGNPVFPGGKYYIAPLISKGGGGGLKLGKTGDSECPVTVLQDFSEVVRGFPVRFIIRVRRGVIFTTDELDIEFVKKPKCAESAKWVLAHDDFPTSWVGIGDNIDAFQGKFKIETLGSGSGAYKLVYCPLFSAPPGACSDIGRYRDENGWRLVPTENDPFRVVFVDATESEKAVV; encoded by the coding sequence ATGAAATCAACATTATTTAccttttctctcctcttttccTTTACCTACTTTCCATTAGCTTTTACTGAAACAGTTGAAGACATAAATGGAAACCCCGTATTTCCTGGTGGCAAATACTATATTGCACCACTTATATCTAaaggaggaggtggtggattGAAGCTTGGTAAAACAGGAGACTCAGAATGTCCAGTTACTGTCCTACAAGATTTTTCTGAGGTTGTTAGAGGCTTTCCAGTTAGGTTTATCATTCGAGTAAGACGTGGTGTCATCTTTACAACTGACGAACTAGATATTGAGTTTGTTAAGAAACCAAAGTGTGCTGAATCTGCAAAATGGGTTCTAGCTCATGATGACTTCCCTACATCTTGGGTAGGTATTGGTGATAATATTGATGCATTTCAAGgtaaatttaaaattgagacACTTGGTTCAGGATCAGGAGCATACAAGCTTGTGTATTGTCCATTGTTCAGTGCTCCACCTGGTGCTTGTAGTGATATTGGGAGGTATAGAGATGAGAATGGATGGCGTTTGGTCCCAACTGAAAATGATCCCTTTAGGGTTGTATTTGTTGATGCTACTGAATCTGAAAAAGCTGTAGTTTGA